A genomic stretch from Acidobacteriota bacterium includes:
- a CDS encoding DeoR family transcriptional regulator, whose translation MGGPKVEETAEGLKVSVETVRRDWKMARAWLHRKLSGKQPDECWQEYREGLPRGAGRNRQ comes from the coding sequence GGCCCCAAGGTGGAGGAGACGGCTGAAGGCCTCAAGGTTTCTGTCGAAACAGTGCGGCGCGACTGGAAGATGGCCCGGGCGTGGCTTCACCGCAAGCTAAGCGGGAAGCAACCCGATGAATGCTGGCAGGAGTATCGGGAGGGTTTGCCGCGCGGCGCGGGCCGGAACCGTCAATAG